The Anastrepha ludens isolate Willacy chromosome 2, idAnaLude1.1, whole genome shotgun sequence genome contains a region encoding:
- the LOC128855542 gene encoding activin receptor type-2A, which produces MTEINSLRHTVLISLPLMLLLILLSNLAGWTQGAVLPDGHRIDCEHYDEKNCTTEGDCAIKIEHCKVESDKTSSCYVLWSMDSATGETKMKMKGCFTNMHECNQTECITSAEPRSNNIYFCCCKGSMCNTEHRWIPTTTEATTQVPKEKTTDNTNVIYIIVCAAVFVCLALLMTPFAFCYYRKRKPTNFNEIPTNETEATNASPLLNNRPIHLLELKASGRFGDVWQGKLHSQDVAVKIFRMQEKESWNTEVDIYKLPRMRHPNILEFLGCEKHTEKVQLEYWLISVYHPNGSLCNYLKSHTLSWLELCKIAESMSQGLMHLHEEIPAGKADGLKPSIAHRDFKSTNVLLKGDLTACIADFGLAMVFQPGKPCGETHGQVGTRRYMAPEVLEGAINFNRDAFLRIDVYACGLVLWEMVSRCTAVGPVGDYMLPFEAELGLRPTLDEIQDTVVTKKLRPRLLNTWRTQAGLNIFCDTMEECWDHDAEARLSSSCVMERFAQLCKYTTTPLLIENNTNCEEERLTSNCL; this is translated from the exons atgaccGAAATCAATTCGTTGCGGCATACAGTGCTGATTTCCCTGCCGCTAATGCTGCTACTCATCCTGCTATCAA ATTTGGCGGGTTGGACACAGGGCGCCGTTTTGCCTGATGGCCATAGAATCGACTGTGAACACTATGATGAAAAGAATTGCACCACAGAGGGTGATTGCGCGATCAAAATAGAGCATTGCAAGGTGGAGTCGGACAAAACATCCAGCTGCTATGTGCTTTGGTCCATGGATAGCGCCacag gtgaaacaaaaatgaaaatgaagggTTGCTTTACAAACATGCACGAATGCAACCAAACGGAGTGTATTACAAGCGCAGAGCCCCGTTCAAATAACATATATTTTTGCTGTTGCAAGGGTTCTATGTGCAACACTGAACACAGGTGGATCCCCACCACCACCGAGGCAACCACCCAAG TGCCAAAGGAAAAGACAACCGATAATACCAACGTGATTTACATAATTGTCTGCGCAGCTGTGTTCGTTTGTTTGGCGCTTTTAATGACGCCATTTGCATTTTGTTACTATCGCAAGCGTAAGCCGaccaatttcaatgaaataccAACG AATGAAACGGAAGCTACAAATGCCTCGCCGCTACTCAACAACCGGCCAATACATTTGTTGGAACTGAAAGCCAGCGGACGTTTCGGTGATGTTTGGCAAGGCAAGCTGCACAGCCAGGATGTGGCCGTTAAGATATTTCGCATGCAGGAGAAGGAGTCTTGGAATACAGAAGTGGATATTTATAAG CTGCCACGTATGCGCCATCCAAACATCTTAGAGTTTCTTGGCTGCGAAAAGCACACGGAAAAAGTGCAACTTGAATATTGGCTCATCTCGGTGTATCATCCGAATGGCTCACTCTGTAATTACTTGAAATCGCATACGCTGTCTTGGTTGGAGTTGTGCAAAATCGCCGAATCTATGTCACAAGGTTTGATGCATTTGCACGAAGAAATACCGGCTGGCAAAGCAGACGGTTTGAAGCCATCCATAGCACATCGAGACTTCAAATCAACCAATGTTCTGTTAAAGGGCGACTTGACGGCGTGCATTGCTGACTTCGGCTTGGCTATGGTGTTCCAGCCGG GCAAACCATGTGGCGAAACGCATGGTCAAGTTGGCACACGTCGCTACATGGCGCCAGAGGTGCTTGAGGGCGCTATTAATTTCAATCGAGATGCGTTTTTGCGCATCGATGTGTATGCGTGCGGCTTAGTGTTGTGGGAGATGGTGTCGCGCTGCACTGCTGTGGGACCTGTTGGCGATTACATGCTGCCATTTGAAGCTGAG CTTGGATTACGTCCTACACTGGATGAGATACAAGATACTGTAGTCACGAAAAAATTGCGACCGCGCTTACTAAATACATGGCGTACGCAAGCT GGactcaacattttttgtgaCACCATGGAGGAGTGCTGGGATCACGATGCCGAAGCCCGCCTCTCCTCATCCTGCGTCATGGAGCGTTTCGCACAGTTGTGCAAATATACAACAACACCGCTGCTCATCGAAAACAACACCAATTGCGAAGAGGAGCGTCTCACTTCGAATTGCTTATAG
- the LOC128855544 gene encoding histone H4, which yields MTGRGKGGKGLGKGGAKRHRKVLRDNIQGITKPAIRRLARRGGVKRISGLIYEETRGVLKVFLENVIRDAVTYTEHAKRKTVTAMDVVYALKRQGRTLYGFGG from the exons ATGACTGGTCGTGGAAAAGGAGGTAAAGGTTTGGGTAAAGGAGGCGCAAAACGCCATCGTAAG GTATTGCGTGATAACATCCAGGGTATTACTAAGCCAGCCATTCGCCGTTTGGCACGCCGTGGCGGTGTAAAGCGTATTTCGGGGTTGATTTATGAAGAAACGCGTGGTGTTTTGAAG GTGTTCTTGGAAAACGTTATTCGTGATGCTGTAACCTACACCGAACACGCCAAGCGTAAAACTGTTACCGCTATGGATGTGGTATATGCCTTGAAGCGTCAAGGTCGCACCCTTTACGGTTTTGGCGGTTAA